The DNA sequence AACAGGACCTACAGGAGCGCGGTGGCGACTCCGTGCTCCCGGTGCTGATCCACGGCGACGCGGCGTTCGCCGGCCAGGGTGTGGTGGCGGAGACCCTGAACCTGTCGCAGCTCCGCGGCTACCGCACCGGAGGCACCGTCCACGTCATCGTGAACAACCAGCTCGGGTTCACCACGGGCTCGGAGTACGGCCGGTCCAGCGTCTACGCCAGCGACGTGGCCAAGATGGTCCAGGCGCCGATCTTCCACGTGAACGGGGACGATCCCGAAGCCTGCGTGCGGGTGGCCCGGCTGGCCTTCGAGCTCCGGCAGGCCTTCCACAAGGACGTGGTCATCGACATGTGGTGCTACCGCCGGTGGGGGCACCAGGAGGTCGACGACCCGTCGTTCACCCAACCGCTCATGTACCGGGCCATCCAGGACCGCCGCAGCGTCCGCAAGCTCTACATGGAGTCGCTGGTGAACCGGGGCGACATCACCGTCGAGGACGCCGAGCGGGCGCTCGAGCAGTTCCGGGACCGGCTCCAGCAGGCGTTCGACGAGACCCGCAACGGCGGGAAGATGAAGCCGGCGAGCGTGGAGCGCCGGTCACCGGCGCCGGCGCCGGTGCGTCCCGCCGTGCACACGGCGGTGGAGCGCGGCCCGCTCGACGAGGTGGTCCGGGTGCTCACCACGGTGCCCGAGGGCTTCCACCTCCATCCGAAGCTGCGAAAGGGGCTCGACGACCGCGGGAAGGAGCTCGACCGGGACGCCGTGGACTGGGCGCTGGGCGAGGCGCTGGCGTTCGGGACCCTGGTCCGGGATGGGGTGATGGTGCGTCTGTCCGGCCAGGACACCCGCCGGGGGACGTTCAGCCAGCGGCATTCGGTCCTGGTGGACCAGGAGACCGGGGCGGAGTTCACGCCGCTCGCGGAGCTCGGTTCGTTCCACGTCTACGACAGCCTGCTGTCGGAGTTCGCCGCGCTCGGGTTCGAGTACGGCTACTCGGTGGCGAACCGCGACGCGCTGGTGCTGTGGGAGGCGCAGTTCGGCGACTTCGCCAACGGCGGGCAGGTCGTGACCGACCAGTTCATCGTCGCCGCGGAGGACAAGTGGCAGCAGACGAGCGGCCTGGTGCTGCTGCTCCCGCACGGGTACGAGGGCCAGGGCCCGGAGCACTCCAGTGCCCGGATCGAACGGTTCCTGCAGCTGGCGGCGGAGGACAACATCCAGGTCGTGGTGCCGTCCACGCCGGCGCAGCTCTTCCACCTGCTGCGCCGCCAGGCCCTGCGGGACCTCCGCAAGCCGCTCATCGTGTTCACGCCGAAGTCACTGCTGCGGCTCCCGGCTTCGCGCAGCGCCGCGGCCGACTTCACCGAGGGCGCGTTCCTGGAAGTCGTCCCCGACCCGCAACACCCGCATCCCAGCGTGGTGTCGAGGGTCATCCTGTGTGCGGGAAAGGTGTACTACGACCTGGGCAAGCGGCGGGCGGACCGGGACGTGCGCGGTGTGTCCCTGGTTCGCGTGGAGCAGCTGTATCCATTCCCCGCGGACCGGCTGCGCGAGGAGCTGAAGGGGTTCGAGGGGGCCGAGGTGTGGTGGGTCCAGGAGGAACCCGAGAACATGGGGGCCTGGTACTTCCTCCGCCGGGTGTGCCGGGACCGGCTCGGCCTGGACCTCCGTGGGGTCACGCGCGAGGAGAGTGCCAGCCCGGCCACCGGCAGCCTGGCCGTCCACCAGGCGGAGCAGGCCGCCCTGCTGGACGCGGCATTCGAGGGCCTGTAGGCCCACCCGCCTGCCTGCCTGCGGCCGAACGGCCCGCCCGGCGCGGTGGGTCACCCGGCGCGATGCCAGGGGTGGGCGCCGAACAGCACCCGCGCCACCGCCCGGTTCTCCGGCCAGGGCTCCGTGTCCGAGATGGGGCGAAGGTGGAGCAGGCCGTCCGAGAGCGACCAGCCCAGGACCATCCGGAAGGGTTCCCTGCTCTCGGTGGGCCGGTAGCTCGGCTGGCTGCGCAGGACGAGCCGGTCTCCCGCCACCCGGTACGTTCCCTCGTCCCGCAGGTACAGGGGGCCGTTTCGGTCCTGATAGAAGATCAGCTGATAGAGGCCCCCTCGAAGGATGAGCCGGAGCCTGCCGGTTCCCAGCCGAAGGAAGTCCGGGAACTCGGGATTCAGGGGGACGTCCCGCGGGACCCCTTTCAGGTCCGCCCAGGAGACCCATGTCTCGAACACGCCGTCGACGGCCGACCGGGCCGGCGGCGCGATCGGTCCGGGCGTGCGATGGGCGGGGAGCTGGAGGTAGGCCAGGACCGTCCCCGCCACCACCGCCGCGGCGATGACGGTGGCGAAGGCCCGCTCCCGGAGCCGGCGTCGCTTGATGCGTCGCTCGAACCGGTCGAAGGCGCCGGGGTGGGGAAGCGAGCGTTCCAGGATGCGCTCGAGCTCTTCCGCGAGGGGGCTCGCCTTCACGGGAGGGGCTCCTCCGTGGGACTCTCCAGGACCCGACGGAGCGCCGCGCGGGCCTGGGTGGCCAGCGACCGGATGGTGGACGGCCGAACTCGAAGGATCCGAGCGGCCTCGTCTGCCGGCATGCCCAGCAGCTCGGTGAGCACGAGGGCCGCCCGCTGCCGCTCGGTGAGCCGGGCCAGCGCGCTGGCCACGTCGGCCCGCGCGTCGACCTCGGCGAACGCGTCGCGGTGGGCCCGGTGGGGGAGGGCGAGCCGGACGAACGTCCGCGCTCGCCGCATCCGCATCCGGAGCAGGTTCATGGCGGTCCGGTACAGGTACCCGGTGGGGTTGGCCAGCGACTGGACGAGGTCCCACCTTGGCCACAGGCGCGTGAAGGCTTCCTGCATGAGCTCCTCGGCGTCGTGCCGGTTCCCG is a window from the Actinomycetota bacterium genome containing:
- a CDS encoding RNA polymerase sigma factor, yielding MNEVPVAGGRVAGRRVAGGRVAGSRPAGTAGAARNAAGAGRAAASEAPAIGYSFETFFELEHDRLFGALLLVTGNRHDAEELMQEAFTRLWPRWDLVQSLANPTGYLYRTAMNLLRMRMRRARTFVRLALPHRAHRDAFAEVDARADVASALARLTERQRAALVLTELLGMPADEAARILRVRPSTIRSLATQARAALRRVLESPTEEPLP